The region cctttTTCAACCTGGCGACAAGCCGCCTTATGAACGAGACGTTTTGGGCGAGGGAGGAACACATCTTGTtcacggccatgatgcggcCGTCGTGGGACGCCCCGTTCATGACCCGCTTAGCCCCCACGAGGCCAGAGCTTCGCGCAAAGGCAGCCAGCGACAGTCTCTTACTCTTCGATCGCGGCGCCAAGGACCGTGGCAAGACGCTCAACCAGTTCATGGCGGAGCACTtcacggccgacgaggatccCGACACCGGTGCGGTCACGCTGCGAAAGTGCAACGAGCCAGGGTTCATCCGCATCCTATACCAGGGGAACACCAATGAGCCACTGGAACTGGACGCCCTCCGCTCCATCCAGGTGCCCGTCGGTCAGCTCGTCCAGACTGGAGACGGCAAGGGGACGGCGTACGACCCATGTCATCACAGGCGGGTATaccacctcctcgccgtaGTCCGACTCCGCAGGAGCACTACAGGCTGCGACTGGGTACAGGTATTTGTGCCGCCGTCCATTACTCCCGTCAAGCCAGTGGTGCCGTCGCCTTACATCAACCGCGACGACTTGTGGAGTATGGATCATGCGACGGGGCAATACGGCGGGTTTATGCTCTTTTATCGATGCAGCCCAAAAGATGTCGAGCTGCCGTCCCAGGTAGACCATAAAGTGCCCCAGGAACAGTCAGACGAGGCGATTCAGAGGCTCGTTAATATACTAGATAAATAAAAAAGTTAATGTTTTATAAAAGGATATTACCTTCCCCCCTTAAATTAATTTAAATACTATTAAATACTAAATTTAaaattaaatattaataattaaagtttataaattatatataaataaatatctctttattatttataatcttatttatatttatataatttTAAAGtctctttaatattatataaaattttatatatttttaataaaataatatttaAATATACATActatttttaatattaagaaaatattatatataagctatataaataataagaaatattttataaagtaagtttaatatttattaaggACTATTCCTTATAATTATTAAActtactttataatatattattttaatattaattatattttatatattaatataataatatatcTAAGCTAGGaaaaatatatattatataaatctattacttttatataataaaataatatatttataaaaggGGAAAgttattaattaatattaaatatttaataaagttatataagtaatatctatatttttaatatattatatataatatttaaaaGCTATAGaatattttattaattatattttaagTAAGTTTAATAAGTATTAAGATAAATACTTAGTAaatattaagcttattataaatataattatttaaatattataattatttttaatattatatatatattattctTAAGttaattaaatattaatataattatttaTAGACTAAgtttaataattataaagaAAAATACCtaataaatattaaacttactttatttaataatatataaataaaaataataatttatatattaatatattaatatttataaacTAGAAaaaatatttaatatagcttaagtaattatataataaaaaagTTTAATTTATAAATAATTTAAATAATTAAAgtaaatattaataatagttAAAAAGAGttaaaatataataataataaatatttttaattattttattttattttaatattttatattataaagttaatattatataaagtactttaaatattataaaaaaTAAAAGAGATAAataactttaattaaattTAAATTAATAACTTCTTAAAGGAAGTCTTAAAgctttaattattaaattataaaAGCTATTTATGTTTATTttctataatattatataaaattatatatattttaaataaaataatat is a window of Purpureocillium takamizusanense chromosome 10, complete sequence DNA encoding:
- a CDS encoding uncharacterized protein (EggNog:ENOG503PY5N), whose amino-acid sequence is MDATYRDLVLNVPPPSGNNNNLYDQSGLDSLVTVMRAMYASRLGVCDSPLGDAEGAQRNPIIKYSLRSFAGARKEAQEIEAKDLALIDMDKPEINKPTPPPTFFNLATSRLMNETFWAREEHILFTAMMRPSWDAPFMTRLAPTRPELRAKAASDSLLLFDRGAKDRGKTLNQFMAEHFTADEDPDTGAVTLRKCNEPGFIRILYQGNTNEPLELDALRSIQVPVGQLVQTGDGKGTAYDPCHHRRVYHLLAVVRLRRSTTGCDWVQVFVPPSITPVKPVVPSPYINRDDLWSMDHATGQYGGFMLFYRCSPKDVELPSQVDHKVPQEQSDEAIQRLVNILDK